Proteins from a single region of Gemmatimonadaceae bacterium:
- a CDS encoding prepilin-type N-terminal cleavage/methylation domain-containing protein, with protein sequence MRAFPVRSERSTALRPRWVRRGISLLEVMVALTILGTSLIGMAEYGRRYARSNANSMLLNNALDLASARVERVKAERNYTSMDSLATTENTISGYPNYRRVTTIVQTLSAQYAYKTVTVTITHPAMPTPVKKTTAIARF encoded by the coding sequence ATGCGAGCATTCCCCGTGCGTTCCGAACGATCCACCGCACTACGCCCCCGCTGGGTGCGGCGCGGCATTTCGTTGCTCGAGGTCATGGTGGCGCTGACGATCCTCGGGACGAGCCTGATCGGGATGGCCGAATACGGTCGCCGGTATGCCCGTTCCAACGCGAACTCCATGCTCCTCAACAACGCGCTCGACCTGGCGTCGGCGCGCGTGGAGCGCGTCAAGGCGGAGCGCAACTACACGTCCATGGATTCGCTGGCCACGACGGAGAACACGATCAGCGGATACCCGAACTATCGGCGCGTGACCACGATCGTGCAGACGCTGTCGGCGCAGTACGCCTACAAGACGGTCACGGTCACGATCACCCACCCTGCCATGCCGACGCCGGTCAAGAAGACGACCGCGATCGCGCGCTTCTAG
- a CDS encoding GspH/FimT family protein, whose translation MRRIKTNRSLGSAARRGYTILELTVVLIMVSIIAGMAVPRLNYEKYRADAALRTVRTVLQSAERNAIMRQTNVVVAFDVASRQIVIVEDANNNCTFDGGERKMIRPLEDGAKFAVPPTSYSGMAAPAVSGSNLCTLLGYSAIQFLRDGAASTDLEVYLTSSRGSTTDFRLVRVVQATGRADGYRYDGTIWKRMN comes from the coding sequence ATGAGACGGATCAAGACCAATCGATCGTTAGGCTCGGCGGCTCGCCGGGGGTACACCATCCTGGAACTCACGGTGGTGCTCATCATGGTGAGCATCATCGCTGGAATGGCGGTGCCGCGGCTCAACTACGAGAAGTACCGCGCCGATGCCGCATTGCGCACGGTGCGCACGGTCCTGCAGTCCGCGGAGCGCAACGCGATCATGCGGCAGACCAACGTCGTGGTCGCCTTCGATGTCGCCTCGCGCCAGATCGTGATCGTCGAGGACGCGAACAACAACTGCACCTTCGATGGCGGCGAACGCAAGATGATCCGCCCGCTCGAGGATGGCGCCAAGTTCGCGGTCCCCCCCACGAGCTATTCGGGGATGGCGGCGCCGGCAGTCTCCGGCTCCAACCTCTGCACACTGCTTGGCTATTCCGCGATCCAGTTCCTGCGCGACGGCGCAGCGAGCACCGACCTCGAGGTCTACCTCACGTCGAGTCGCGGTTCGACCACGGACTTCCGGCTCGTGCGTGTGGTGCAAGCCACGGGGCGGGCCGACGGATATCGCTACGACGGAACCATCTGGAAGAGGATGAACTGA